From Plasmodium brasilianum strain Bolivian I chromosome 3, whole genome shotgun sequence, the proteins below share one genomic window:
- a CDS encoding exosome complex component RRP4 gives MDMRITTPYDEELEDIEEFNNWMQAREMLKHNKSYLNKNVDSACPNIKKLVLPGEAVLSKEDKGRFLKGSGLYEENENFYACILGTVNYINKLVYVEPLRGKYTGAVGDLLVGKIKDINNDKWVVEIGSYCRALLSISQTNISLFSQRIRLYNDVINMINIYKPNDIIACEVQRILNDGCIILHTRSSIYGKLTNGVLITVPQTLIQNQKKHIFVFSCNVQIILGMNGYIWISSPLKKSKDTNPNSIDEDIEGNKFEEVDDNTRKNISIISNIIKLLAKYHININYDIITKIYMQYTTNKNNTTSYILKPYVSDSYLFNYIDKFIK, from the coding sequence ATGGATATGCGTATAACTACTCCATACGACGAAGAACTGGAAGATATAGAAGAATTCAACAACTGGATGCAAGCCCGTGAAATGCTTAAACATAATAAgtcatatttaaataaaaatgttgatAGTGCTTGTccgaatattaaaaagttgGTATTACCAGGGGAAGCAGTGTTAAGTAAGGAAGATAAAGGTCGTTTTTTAAAAGGTAGTGGGTTATATGAAgagaatgaaaatttttatgcatgtatattaGGTACAGTAAactatataaacaaattagtGTATGTTGAACCATTAAGAGGAAAATATACAGGAGCAGTAGGAGATCTATTAGTgggtaaaataaaagatataaataatgacaAATGGGTGGTTGAAATAGGTTCATATTGTAGAGCTTTATTATCTATTTCTCAAACAAATATTAGCTTATTTAGTCAAAGAATAAGATTATATAATgatgttataaatatgattaatatatataagcctAATGATATTATAGCATGTGAAGTACAAAGAATTTTAAATGATGgttgtattattttacatactAGATCATCTATCTATGGTAAATTAACTAATGGAGTTTTAATCACTGTCCCACAAACTCTAATACAAAATCAAAagaaacatatttttgtgttttcATGTAATGTTCAAATTATCCTAGGTATGAATGGTTATATATGGATTTCATCTCCTCTAAAAAAGTCAAAGGATACTAACCCCAATAGTATTGATGAAGATATTGAAGGGAACAAATTTGAAGAAGTTGATGATAATactagaaaaaatattagtatcattagtaatattattaaattactaGCAAAGTatcatattaatattaattatgatattattactaaaatatatatgcaatacACCACCAATAAAAACAATACCACCAGCTATATTTTAAAACCTTATGTGTCTGATTCGTACCTATTCAATTATATTGATAAGTTTATTAAATGA
- a CDS encoding hypothetical protein (conserved Plasmodium protein): MRQNVSENEIINKIDSINLKDVKEVSVNMNNYTNFISLKLKKNREGIINSIHRIKQLEAMTKKLNKELSDGNKELKKLEKNIKQFDEENSYLEDNIASEINKNNAYKSRISILKKNKHKMSKAQEIIDNDINYMKSRINIMKENVDQNSKKYHKLVNDKDKMHKEMEKFKKDRKYLQLHLKSSRKNHEILKNKMQTVVLNMKKT; the protein is encoded by the coding sequence atgagaCAAAACGTATcggaaaatgaaataataaacaaaatagattcaattaatttaaaagatgTAAAGGAAGTATCTGttaatatgaacaattacacaaattttatatcgctaaagttaaaaaagaatagagAAGGCATTATAAATTCTATCCATAGAATAAAACAACTAGAAGCTATGACAAAAAAGCTAAACAAAGAATTATCAGATGGtaataaagaattaaaaaaattagaaaaaaatattaaacaatTTGATGAAGAAAATTCTTATCTTGAGGATAATATAGCGTCTGaaattaataagaataatgcATATAAAAGTAGGAtatcaattttaaaaaagaataaacataaaatgtCCAAAGCTCAAGAAATTATtgataatgatataaattatatgaaatccagaataaatataatgaaagaaAACGTTGATCAGAATAGTAAGAAGTACCACAAATTGGTGAATGATAAAGATAAAATGCAtaaagaaatggaaaaatttaaaaaagacaGAAAATATTTGCAGCTTCATTTAAAAAGTAGTAGAAAAAATCatgaaattttgaaaaataaaatgcaaaCTGTTGTCTTAAATATGAAGAAGACTTAA
- a CDS encoding armadillo-type repeat protein ATRP yields the protein MVNINWPGLLKWSTKYADGTIDTNKRLSKEDIEFLQGAIKDALSQIEDPYEAINEAVRNFENKDEGIILASAKIVERLVDEYPEVARNLDKIKAVDPLLKLLDNNNNHILESVLQIFSLALSNNPELQDSVFKKNALKKLLIKLQESQKTVIDKKLITAISALIRHHDEAENKFIDYGGIGFLVYGMQTNIYKYQEKSALLLKHLIHQNKITFELFLKNEIMKGLICLANNKNIDETGIQYGETTAELFLALMQNHRHKLAKAGYLHNLKKLIEDRLVYLRVVQNSASYDVSHEIELFNDCLKLTNQRALTEKDRRARDILHEKNKHAFVIISFFLFSYLVGLELSRQKKLTKIILALLIGNSSRRSSSSGSVRSVIAVEEA from the exons ATGGTAAACATAAACTGGCCGGGGCTACTCAAGTGGTCTACGAAATATGCAG ACGGTACGATAGATACAAACAAACGGTTAAGTAAGGAGGACATTGAATTTTTGCAAGGTGCAATAAAGGACGCATTAAGTCAAATAGAAGACCCATACGAAGCAATAAATGAAGCAGTTcgaaattttgaaaataaagatGAAGGTATAATATTAGCATCAGCTAAAATTGTAGAAAGATTAGTGGATGAATATCCTGAAGTAGCTAGAAATTTAGACAAAATTAAAGCAGTAGAtccattattaaaattattagataataataataatcatattttAGAATCAgtattacaaatattttctttagcTTTATCAAATAATCCAGAATTACAAGATTcggtatttaaaaaaaatgctttaaaaaaattattaataaaattgcaGGAGTCGCAAAAAACAGttattgataaaaaattaattacagCTATTTCAGCTTTAATAAGACATCATGATGAAgcagaaaataaatttattgacTATGGAGGTATTGGTTTCTTAGTGTATGGTATGCAaactaatatatacaaatatcaAGAAAAATCAGCACttcttttaaaacatttaattcatcaaaataaaattacttttgagttatttcttaaaaatgaaattatgaaAGGACTTATATGTTTagctaataataaaaatattgatgaAACAGGTATACAATATGGGGAAACTACAGCAGAACTATTTTTAGCTTTAATGCAAAACCACAGACACAAATTAGCAAAAGCAGGTTActtacataatttaaaaaaattaattgaagATAGACTAGTATATCTGCGCGTTGTTCAAAACAGTGCCTCCTACGATGTGTCTCATGAGATTGAGTTATTTAATGACTGCCTTAAGTTAACGAA TCAGCGTGCATTAACTGAGAAAGATCGAAGAGCTAGGGATATCTTGcacgaaaaaaataaacatgcttttgtaattatttcattttttcttttttcttatctaGTTGGCCTGGAGTTAAGCCGCCAAAAAAAACTGacgaaaataattttagcaTTGCTGATAGGTAACAGCAGCAGAAGAAGCAGTAGTAGCGGCAGTGTAAGAAGCGTAATAGCAGTGGAAGAAGCGTAA
- a CDS encoding ribosome biogenesis GTPase A, with translation MHLKYFLLLISITNAMLCIRLKTYGKSKNIKTSNTGRHNLIRGHMKGKGILKKKFFLSKSNNCRRTILSKYYMNSKYNNEVGKGQKDIVDEEDISTFDEYFNKKAEENYTKLEAEKLKILKENVSTYKEEIRKILRKSYKDEYKKLIKEEEEDNNVSQKVHENLKITFLMKENINNFLFTQYSYMINKLKERSVILKSMRNFYKKGDSSTGEGHIAMGEGKSEERSSGDIGDIRDADGNADGDANADRGEDADEGANEYPQLGKLIQGKNSSSSNGDPLIENVNFFKPEKNYAQARKCSTFSEQMFANTKIESAKLLLDIKEEKDKITKEDLISDDEEEGKKLFSKNNISALQLFKENVKSCLHYKNENIITGNLNEDILCGRVKVHWFPKFMKRVITKIPEYIKMSDIIIEVRNGIIPFVFDDLYALNMFDIHTNKPKIIVYTNCDRSSLKGNEEWGNYYRRKLYWYDKKFNKNINKEYMMNQMKKSAVIFVDAKNGKKEIIVLKKLINRLCQHIIESKKKKGLYNYKVKCIFLGLPNVGKSALINRILELKKTKSYDHPGLTTNINMYATKKYELIDTPGILSQNLYKLREKQYNKNNMILEKIYNCNNSNDYSIDNVVNIKNYNSYMHVENNIYLLALCNHISPKMYDIYNIAEVLMQNLYNAYLYDNEYIDLQKIIKRYQINFTECVNCEGKFSPYHFIQKLARDRFHNDINQASMRLVTDFRKNYLGRLTLNYPLYFNRRSITLRVSREFVRQQSDKYVGW, from the coding sequence ATGCACCTTAAATATTTCCTTCTTCTGATAAGTATAACAAATGCTATGTTGTGTATTCGTCTAAAAACGTACGGCAAAagtaaaaacataaaaacgAGTAACACGGGAAGGCATAATTTGATAAGAGGACACATGAAAGGAAAaggaatattaaaaaaaaaattttttttaagtaagtCGAATAACTGTCGAAGGACAATTCTTTccaaatattatatgaacaGTAAATACAATAATGAAGTAGGAAAAGGGCAAAAGGATATAGTAGATGAAGAAGACATTTCAACCTTTGATGaatatttcaataaaaaGGCTGAAGAAAATTATACTAAATTAGAAgcagaaaaattaaaaatacttaaaGAAAATGTTAGTACTTACAAAGAagaaattagaaaaatattgcGAAAGAGCTATAaagatgaatataaaaaactgataaaagaggaagaagaggaTAATAACGTAAGTCAGAAAGTTCATGAAAACCTTAAAATAACTTTTCTcatgaaagaaaatattaacaattttttatttacacaaTATAGTTATATGATAAACAAATTGAAAGAGAGGTCTGTCATACTGAAAAGTATGagaaatttttacaaaaaggGGGATAGCAGCACCGGTGAGGGGCACATCGCCATGGGGGAGGGGAAATCGGAAGAAAGGAGCAGTGGGGATATAGGCGATATTAGAGATGCTGATGGAAATGCGGATGGAGATGCAAATGCTGATAGAGGGGAAGATGCCGATGAAGGGGCAAATGAATACCCTCAATTAGGCAAGCTCATACAGGGAAAAAACAGCAGCAGTTCTAATGGAGATCCACTCatagaaaatgtaaatttttttaaacctgaaaaaaattatgcacaGGCAAGAAAATGCAGCACATTTAGTGAACAAATGTTTGCGAATACGAAAATAGAGAGTGCCAAATTATTACTGGATATAAAAGAggaaaaggataaaataacaaaagaaGATCTCATATCAgatgatgaagaagaaggaaaaaaattattttcaaaaaataatatttcagcattacaattatttaaagaaaatgtaaaaagttgtttacattataaaaatgaaaatatcaTAACAGGTAATTTAAATGAAGATATATTATGTGGTAGAGTTAAAGTACACTGGTTCCCAAAATTTATGAAACGtgtaattacaaaaatacctgagtatataaaaatgagtGATATAATTATAGAAGTAAGGAATGGTATCATTCCTTTTGTATTTGATGATTTGTATGCTCTTAATATGTTCGATATTCATACAAATAAACCAAAGATTATCGTATACACAAATTGTGATAGGTCTTCTCTGAAAGGTAATGAAGAATGGGGGAATTACTACCGACGTAAATTATATTGGTATGATAAGaagtttaataaaaatattaataaagaatatatgatgaatcaaatgaaaaagagTGCAGTAATATTTGTAGATgctaaaaatggaaaaaaagaaattattgttttaaaaaaactaattAATAGATTATGTCAACATATAATTgaaagtaagaaaaaaaaaggtttatacaattataaagtcaaatgcatttttttagGTTTACCTAATGTAGGTAAATCAGCTTTAATTAATCGTATATTAGAACTTAAAAAAACGAAATCTTATGATCACCCAGGATTAACTactaatattaatatgtatgctacaaaaaaatatgaacttATAGACACTCCGGGTATTCTATCACAAAATTTATACAAGTTGAGagaaaaacaatataataaaaataatatgattttagaaaaaatttataattgtaaCAATTCAAATGATTATTCAATTGATAATGtagttaatattaaaaattataacagttACATGCACgtagaaaataatatctaTCTTTTAGCTCTATGTAATCATATATCCCCTAAAatgtatgatatatataatattgctGAAGTTTTAATGCAAAATTTGTATAATGCCTATCTATAtgataatgaatatatagacttgcaaaaaattataaaaagatacCAAATTAACTTTACAGAATGCGTAAATTGTGAAGGCAAATTTTCTCCTTACCATTTCATTCAAAAGTTAGCAAGAGATAGATTTCACAATGATATAAACCAAGCCTCAATGCGGTTAGTAACTGACTTTAGGAAAAATTATCTTGGCAGGCTTACCCTCAATTATCCCCTCTACTTCAACAGAAGGTCGATAACACTCCGTGTATCCCGGGAGTTCGTGCGCCAGCAGAGTGACAAATATGTAGGCTGGTGA
- a CDS encoding hypothetical protein (conserved Plasmodium protein) gives MENNLFTQSLYFKGFNKKKINYSNVNENTKFASSDKYNLNISKSVTPMKNMNEDSNLRTLNAQNLNSHLNATYQSLKNMNNENDYVVNALTKPLNFSTMHGNSSYQSNNLSFINNNNMNGNLSNNNLNSTYNFSQNAISNQMNDINNLNNNVYRDIKSLDKVDLNSLNINSFSNSRNINMKNNDYMLTGAHQKFSYVNSKEINTDDKLGRDKISHSKVNGISVNQANVSRANINSSILNNNKINNNKININNCSADLKDDCLNAYSINLNAGNIASLGNNNVSSSTYEVSNHVNNNLKESMYNSMYNHANQSNANMNSINFNNIKNNLSNFMNPRMLIGRNVPRSNFNNDLMVTNSLINKMEDAVNSSNNIGSGNVISSSGNNKGTSLKLFDSNLNKLKETETASSIVNTQLSHNISLNSFANTLNSHPSNNNNSNHTGSGINSSSCNQFGNLNNKLSAYNISLAPNANIVGSNSVLKNVLNNTVNNKMNIPTIHVQGGGNLTTFNKNIMNSSSIMNSNTNNNTSNNNTSNNNNDNNNNNITADSIMNQFASVNSSRGNVNNLSSDINLASFSNLPNNTNIANMSNMTNMVSIPNLNKSNSNFLNLTRTTKGISDSNYLNVRADVNNYNFMNDKENIKDFNSINDTNKNSILNKAPSNINSISLFNNNINLLKKNITGMEGPGGMSGAVGMNNMNSINSMNSMNNMNNMNSMNNMNNMNNLNNLNNLNNLNNLNNLNNMGGINYMNSYKGLGTFKGEKELKLNESNIADIGKDIVINKNRHVDSIVLKNNMIHNNISTDNYENLLKQLCTPIKNRSANNNIENFNDAINLEELNNENNNISVNENVATSGNSMLNSITVVRNGDDELSFLAKKSNSNGNVNNSGSNDVVNNSELLLLNNTEGNFNPYMQREWSNSSSNRNSNNIYELKKLNLFAESKKRDKENKHENKLNKMKKCRTKVFFYINPKYIIEPLKRKIYQNMSVYIENLISDVKAIENKNRAEILTDLHNTPWFCMIFDFDGISKLLNVFNKYLIYSDSLIIPDTLIPNKLDGDKATTASVDATTGRNHDEEKSIISNENGQMEQTGQIEQNGQMEQNGQIEQNGQIEQNGQIEQNGQIEQNEQNGQNCQNGQSAYMQNFNYFFEKSDKLDVLKRKIFEYENNIIENVEKLNYLKELCISLKEQVNIKKKKLILLIEKAKLKNYTYKSKDLQTILDIEKSCLTKGDQLSLNNEYYNIFKKINEGLNYLKKYSNIIISNQIIHNEILNNDDSINYCKSTISTEDLSCEHNLNEEDEEDDDYDDEGISNMHVSPNNQKNKRKHVNTNEEHLLKKNNALEKVDDHIDKEVHKKRKTINQIKNLQWEREDNEEWVDEFLEDF, from the coding sequence atggAAAATAACTTATTTACACAGagcttatattttaaaggattcaacaaaaaaaaaataaattattcaaacGTGAATGAAAACACAAAATTTGCAAGTTCAGACAAGtataatttgaatatatcTAAGTCAGTGACACccatgaaaaatatgaacgaaGACAGCAATTTGCGTACATTGAATGCACAAAATTTAAACTCACACTTAAATGCTACATATCAatccttaaaaaatatgaataatgaaaatgattaTGTAGTTAATGCACTAACAAAACCACTAAATTTTAGTACTATGCATGGAAATTCGTCTTATCAAAGTAATAATTtgtcatttataaataacaataatatgaatggtaatttaagtaataacaatttaaatAGCACTTATAATTTTAGCCAAAATGCAATATCAAACCAAATGAATGATatcaataatttaaataataatgtatatagaGATATAAAAAGTTTAGACAAAGTAGACCTTAACAGCTTGAATATAAACTCATTCAGTAATAgcagaaatataaatatgaagaatAATGACTACATGTTAACAGGTGCTCATCAAAAGTTCAGTTACGTAAATAGTAAGGAAATTAATACTGATGACAAATTGGGGCGTGATAAAATTAGTCATAGTAAAGTTAATGGTATCAGTGTCAATCAAGCCAATGTCAGCCGCGCCAATATCAACAGCTCCATTCTCaacaataacaaaataaacaataacaaaattaatattaacaattGCAGTGCCGATCTTAAAGATGATTGCTTGAATGCGTACAGCATAAACCTGAACGCAGGAAATATAGCATCACtcggtaataataatgtgaGTAGTAGTACCTACGAAGTTAGTAATCATGTTAACAACAATTTGAAAGAAAGCATGTATAATAGCATGTATAACCATGCCAATCAGAGCAATGCTAATATGAAtagtataaattttaataatataaaaaacaatttaagCAATTTTATGAATCCCAGGATGTTGATTGGAAGGAATGTACCAAGAAGCAATTTTAACAATGATCTCATGGTTACAAATTCTTTAATCAATAAAATGGAAGATGCTGtaaatagtagtaataacatCGGCAGTGGTAACGTCATTAGTAGCAGCGGTAATAATAAAGGCACCAGCTTGAAGCTGTTTGACAGTAACTTGAACAAACTGAAAGAAACAGAAACTGCATCTAGCATTGTTAACACTCAGCTTAGTCATAATATTTCCCTAAATTCTTTTGCGAATACTTTAAACAGTCACcctagtaataacaataatagtaaccATACTGGAAGTGGTATTAATAGCAGCAGCTGCAACCAGTTCGGTAATTTGAACAATAAACTGAGCGCATATAACATTTCTCTTGCTCCTAATGCTAACATTGTAGGTAGTAACAGTGTCTTAAAGAATGTATTAAACAACACGGTCAATAACAAAATGAACATTCCCACCATACATGTTCAGGGAGGAGGAAACCTCACtacttttaataaaaatattatgaacagttcatCCATTATGAATAgtaatactaataataataccagtaataataataccagtaataataataatgataataataataataatatcacGGCGGATTCAATTATGAATCAGTTTGCAAGCGTGAATAGTAGTAGAGgcaatgtaaataatttaagtagTGATATTAACTTGGCCTCTTTCTCTAACTTGccaaataatacaaatatagcAAATATGTCAAACATGACCAATATGGTCAGTATACCCAATTTGAATAAATCGAATAgcaattttttgaatttgaCTCGAACGACAAAAGGGATCAGTGACAGCAACTACTTAAACGTAAGGGCAgatgtaaataattataattttatgaatgataaggaaaatataaaagatttCAATAGTATAAACgatactaataaaaatagtatactTAATAAAGCTCCTTCAAATATAAACAGTATAAGTTTGTTTAACAACAACAttaatttactaaaaaaaaacatcacTGGAATGGAAGGCCCGGGGGGGATGAGTGGAGCAGTAGGCATGAACAACATGAACAGCATAAACAGCATGAACAGCATGAACAACATGAACAACATGAACAGCATGAACAACATGAACAACATGAACAACCTGAACAACCTGAACAACCTGAACAACCTGAACAACCTGAACAACCTGAACAACATGGGTGgcataaattatatgaacaGCTACAAGGGACTGGGTACGTTTAAAGGGGAGAAGGAATTGAAGTTAAACGAATCTAACATTGCAGACATAGGTAAAGATATTGTAATTAACAAAAACAGGCATGTTGATAGTATTGtgcttaaaaataatatgatccataataatattagtactgataattatgaaaacttATTAAAACAATTATGTACACCTATAAAAAATAGGTCAGCAAATAATAACAtcgaaaattttaatgatgCCATAAATTTAGAAGAacttaataatgaaaataataatatatctgTTAATGAAAACGTGGCAACTTCTGGGAATTCCATGTTGAACAGTATTACAGTGGTTAGAAATGGGGATGATGAATTGTCCTTTTTGGCAAAGAAGAGCAACAGTAATGGAAATGTTAATAACAGCGGAAGCAATGACGTAGTTAACAATAGTGAGCTTCTCCTCCTTAACAACACAGAGGGGAACTTTAACCCATACATGCAAAGGGAATGGAGTAACAGCAGTAGCAAtagaaatagtaataatatatacgaaCTGAAGAAGTTGAATTTGTTCGCTGAGAGTAAAAAAAGAGACAAAGAAAACaaacatgaaaataaattaaacaaaatgaaaaagtgcAGAACTAAagtattcttttatataaatccgaaatatattattgaaccgttaaaaagaaagatataCCAAAATATGTCTgtttatattgaaaatttaataagTGATGTTAAAgcaatagaaaataaaaacagaGCAGAAATTTTAACAGACTTACATAACACACCTTGGTTTTGCATGATTTTTGATTTTGATGGAATTAGCAAATTGCTCAATGTGTTCAATaagtatttaatttattctgaTTCATTGATCATTCCGGATACCCTCATACCGAATAAGCTGGATGGGGACAAAGCAACTACCGCATCTGTTGATGCTACCACTGGAAGGAATCATGACGAAGAGAAGAGTATCATAAGTAATGAAAATGGGCAGATGGAGCAGACCGGGCAGATAGAACAGAACGGGCAGATGGAGCAGAACGGGCAGATAGAACAGAACGGGCAGATAGAACAGAACGGGCAGATAGAACAGAACGGACAAATCGAGCAGAACGAGCAGAATGGTCAAAATTGCCAAAATGGTCAAAGTGCATACATGCAAAACTTTAATTACTTCTTTGAAAAGAGCGACAAGTTGGACGTgttaaaaagaaagatatTCGAAtacgaaaataatataatagagAATGTGGAAAAGTTAAACTACTTAAAAGAGCTGTGCATTTCTTTAAAGGAGCaagttaatataaaaaagaaaaaactaatattgttaatagaaaaagcaaaattaaagaattatacTTATAAGAGTAAAGATTTACAGACCATCCTTGATATTGAAAAAAGCTGCTTAACAAAAGGAGATCAGTTAAGtctaaataatgaatattataatatatttaaaaaaattaatgaaggcttgaattatttaaaaaaatattcaaatataataatatcaaaCCAGATCAtacataatgaaatattaaataatgatgaCAGTATTAATTATTGCAAATCCACTATATCAACTGAAGATTTGAGTTGTGAACATAATTTGAATGAAGAAGACGAGGAGGATGATGATTATGATGATGAAGGTATTAGTAATATGCATGTATCACCAAACAatcagaaaaataaaagaaaacatgTAAACACAAATGAAGAGCatttgttaaaaaagaacaatgCATTAGAAAAGGTAGACGACCATATAGATAAAgaagtacataaaaaaagaaaaaccataaaccaaataaaaaatctgCAGTGGGAAAGAGAGGATAACGAAGAATGGGTCGATGAGTTTTTGGAggatttttaa